The sequence below is a genomic window from Salinispira pacifica.
GCCAGTAGCTGCCGGGAAATTCTTCAGCTCTTCTGGTGAGTCTCTCCGCCAGCTGCCGCGGACAGCGCCAGCCGGTGAAAAGATCATCTATGCACCGAATCCCGGGATAGGTATCTGATGACATCAGAACTCAGGCGAAAATCAATTCATGAGTGTCGGTGGCGATCTGAAGCTCCTCGTTGGTGGGAACTACAAGGATTGTCACAGGGGAATAATCTGCAGAAATAATTCCCAGGCCGGGGCCGTTATTGCGGTTCTTCTCTATATCGATAATTATGCCCAGGTTTTCCAGCCTTCGGCAGATCCGTTCCCGTACATCAATATCGTACTGGCCCACTCCGCCGGTGAACACCAGAAGGTCCACCTTCACCAGCTCGGCCATGTATGCCCCGATGTAGCGCCGGACCCTGTGGGCGAACACCTCAAGGGTTTCCTCGGCATTCTTGTCGCCGTTTTCTACGGCTTTCTGAATATCCCGGAAATCATTGGAAATGCCCGAGAGTCCGTAGACACCGCTCTTTTTGTTCAGCAGAGTGTTTACTTCCTCAGGGGTATATCCCCGTTCAAGCAGGTAAAAAATGATCGCAGGATCAATGTCGCCGCTTCGGGTACCCATTACCAGCCCTTCAAGAGGGGTGAAGCCCATGGAAGTATCCACAGATTTCCCGCCGCCGATGGCAGTAATAGAAGCACCGTTGCCGAGATGGCAGCTGATCACATTGGTGTTTTCCACAGATCTCTTCACATGCTCCACTGCAACACGGTTCACATAGCGGTGGCTGGTACCATGAAAACCGTAACGCCTGATTTTAAACCGATCGTAGAGTTCTCGGGGAAGGCCGTACATGTATGCGGAAGGCTGAATACTCTGATGAAACGCAGTATCAAAAACCGCCACCTGCTTTACCCCGGGGAACAGCTTAATTGACTCCTGAATACCTGTGAGATTGGCGGGGTTATGGAGAGGGGCCAGCTCGATGTTATTCTCAATTGCGGCAATCACATCATCATCGATAATCACCGATTCCGAGTAGCTTTCTCCCCCGTGGACCACTCTGTGTCCCACACCGCTGATGCGGGAAAGATCCTGAATCAAACCCTTTTCCGGATCGGTGAGAGCCTTTTGAACCAGGGACATGGCCACACCATGATCCGGTATTTCCTGCTCAAGATAGTACTCCCTGTCCGATGGATCTTCCTGGGTAATCATGCCCGTACCCATACCGATCCGCTCAACCGTACCTTTTCCCAGACTGGTTCCAGCTGGCATCTCATATACTTCATATTTTAATGATGAGCTGCCGCAGTTAATCACAAGAATGGCCTGTCCGTCCAAAACGACCTCCGAATTTTCGTCCCATTTTGTACAAGTATGTCAATTTCGAAATCAGATTTCTGAAATATCCTCAAGTATAAGACATTTAAATATTTTTCTATCGGGCCTGATACAGTTTTTCTGCAGCAGACGTTCACAGGAAGGGGAACATGCCCGGCTGTTGGCAGAAAGCAACGGGGCATGGTATTTCCTGTGGGACAACCCGAAACTCTGACGCCTCCGGATTATCCAATGGCAGATTGTAGCATTGCCCTTTTATTATGTACAGACAGATATTACATTTACACTCATGCCTGCACACATTAGTCACAGTATACTGACAGAAGATCTTTTAGTGAACCACCTCTCACTTTTCTCCGGCAAGGAACTCCACGGAGATTCCGAACGTTCGTCAGCATTGGTGAACGGAGCTCAGGGGCCGGATATCTTTTATCATAATCAACGCACCATGCCGTCGGGGCTCCTGATCGGATCCCTGCTTCACCGCAGGGGCTACGGTTCGGTAAGCG
It includes:
- a CDS encoding acetate/propionate family kinase, encoding MDGQAILVINCGSSSLKYEVYEMPAGTSLGKGTVERIGMGTGMITQEDPSDREYYLEQEIPDHGVAMSLVQKALTDPEKGLIQDLSRISGVGHRVVHGGESYSESVIIDDDVIAAIENNIELAPLHNPANLTGIQESIKLFPGVKQVAVFDTAFHQSIQPSAYMYGLPRELYDRFKIRRYGFHGTSHRYVNRVAVEHVKRSVENTNVISCHLGNGASITAIGGGKSVDTSMGFTPLEGLVMGTRSGDIDPAIIFYLLERGYTPEEVNTLLNKKSGVYGLSGISNDFRDIQKAVENGDKNAEETLEVFAHRVRRYIGAYMAELVKVDLLVFTGGVGQYDIDVRERICRRLENLGIIIDIEKNRNNGPGLGIISADYSPVTILVVPTNEELQIATDTHELIFA